A window of Hordeum vulgare subsp. vulgare chromosome 5H, MorexV3_pseudomolecules_assembly, whole genome shotgun sequence genomic DNA:
GCCGACACCTTCCAAGAGTTTTcacctctgcttggaactgctgaATACCTTGGAACCTTCCAATAGCGAGCCTCTTTATTGCCACCAGAATGCCTGGTGCAATCTCAGCTTTGTATGTTGCTCCAAAGCCACCACTTCCAATGCAATTGCTTGCATTAAAACTGCCAGCAGCGCGTACAACGGTCTCATATGTCAAAGGAGCACCAATATCCACAAAAACAGTCACTTCCCTTCTCCTGTTAGAACGCCTTGATGGTCTTGATGCACATTTTCGAGTGTAAATGTAAAGGATGATCAGGGCCAAGAGAACTGCAACAATCGCTGATGCTGAGGTTATTGAGGCAATCTCTATTTTGGTGAAGCCTCCGCCATCGCTGGGTGTATTCTCAGGTTCTGGACTAGCCTCATTCTCACTGAGTGCTCGCACATTCGAATGCAACGGCCCAGCCAAGTTATTGAACGAAATGTTAAAAACAGACAGTGATACTGAAGGGATAAGATCGGCAATGTTACCAGAGAGCTCATTATTGTTCAGCAGAAGTGTGGTGAGGCCTCTCAGTGTCACGATATTACTAGGGATATTCCCAGAGAGAGAATTAGATGACAGATCTAAAACCTCCAGTGACTTCAACTGCCCCAAAGAAAACGGTATCTGACCAGTGATATTGTTTGCAGCTAACGAGAGAAATTTCAAGCTCTTGAGGTCTTTGAAACTGGCAGGTATTTGACCAACCAGAAAGTTTTTGCTGATGTCCATCTTTACAAGAGCATCCAACAGACCAATGTTAGCAGGCAACACTCCTGAAATTTGATTCTCGGCTAGAACCAAAACTCTGATGGCATGGCATTTTGAGCAGATTTCTTCTGTGAGCTCACCAGATATCTTGTTGTCTCGGAAGCTGACGATCAAACCATTTAAGTTGCTGCACTGTTCCAACAGAATTGCAGCCAATGATCCAGTGAAGTTATTGTGATCAAGAATTAATGCATGCAAGGTCCTGTTTCCATATCTGTCTGCACCAAGTAGCAAGGATGTAAGACGGCCTCCAAACCTGTTCTTTGCAAAATTATGGTATACAACTGAACACTCTCCTGAGCCACAGTAACCCAATGATAGCTCTGCCACAGCTTGGGACATGAAGGGCGAAGAATAGCAAGATGTCACGCCATCCAACGGTTGCTGCGATACACACTCTTTGTCCGCAGATGCTGGAATTGAGCCTGAGAGTTTGTTGCCACTGACATCAAACACATCTATGCAATGCAGATGAAGATTTTTATCAAGCGAACCGGACAGTCTATTGGAGCTGAGGTTGAGAAACTTGAGGTTCCTACACTGCCCTAGCTCCCTCGGAATCACTCCAGCAAGTGAATTACCTCCGAGATTGACCATCTCCAAATTTTGACAGCTTCCCCAATTGCTTGGGAGATTTCCTTCCAGGCCCGCCTTGGGCGCCCATAACAACCTAAGCTTTGGCAAAGCTGTCACACTCTCCGGAAGCTCTCCCTCAAAAAGATTGAACTCATGTGATTTCACTGCATGAAACTGGCTCGACAGCACGAGAACCGTCAAACCTGAGCAATTCCCTAGCTCCCTGGGCACCGGACCGCTCAATCTGTTACCCGACACATCCAAAACCCGCAGCTTGCTCAGCTTTCCAAGCTCTGGTGGGATGGAACCTTCCAACATATTGGAGAAGAGGAGCAACGAGCGGAGCTGCGTGCAACTCCCCAGAGCAGAGGGGATGCTCCCGGCAAGAAGGTTCCGGGACAGGACGAGATGCCTCAACCTGGGGAGGCCGCCGACGGCCGCTGGCACGGACCCGCTGAGCCGGTTGCCGGAAAGATCCAAGTATTTTAACTCGGTGCAGCTGCAGAGGGAGGCAGGGATCTCGCCGCTGAGCGCGTTGGAGGAGAGGTTGAGCAGCCTCAGCCGCGGCGGGAAGGCGGACGGGAGGGCGCCCCGGAGCGAGTTCCCAGCGAGGTTGACATGCTGGAGCTTCTCCAGCCGCCAGATCTCCGCGGGGATCTCGCCGACAAGGCCGAGGGAGGGCAAAGCGAGCTCCTTGAGCTCGGTGAGGAGCCCCACCGACGGGGGAAGCCGGCCGGCGACCCCGCTCCCGCTCCCGCGCGGGAAGCCGGAGGGCGCGAGGATGGAGACGACCCGGGACCTGGCGTCGCAGGAGACCCACGGCCAGTAGCAGTGGTCCGCGCCGACGGCGCCCGGGGACCACCGGTCGAACAGCCCGGCGGAGGGGACGGCGTCTTTGAGCCGGAGAAGCGCCGATCTGTCCTGCTCCTGGCCACGGTCCGGCGACGGGGACGTGGAAGAGACGGAGACcgcgagcaggagcaggagcaggagcgggACGGCGGCGGCGCTCCGGCGAGCGGGCACCATATCCGCCCAGCCGAAGGAGCCCGGGTGCTGTGGTTGTTGGTGCAGCGCAGGGCAGGCGACGACcgacgagggggagagggagagggaggggcaagCTCACATGGGGAAGAAGAAGAGCCCGGGCGCGCGCGCGATATCGGGGGACTCCGAGGGTGCGGAGGCGATTTCTTGTGCCTCCCCCCGTTTCTGGTTGGTGTTGGTGCCGGTCTGCGGGTCTGGTCTTGCCCCGCTTCCCCCTTGTGTTGTGTTGCTGCCTCCCTCCTTCGCTGCGGTTTCGTCGTCGCGTCTCCCGTCCTCCGCTGCGCTGCCCCTCCACCCGTAATTCCTCCTCCCTCCGTCCCCcgtttatttgttttctttttttatttaattgcTTGGGATGGGAGGTTCTTGGGTATGATGACCGTATTGCCCTCGGAAAGATGGGTTTTGTTACTTTGCTGATGAGGGTGCTGGTGCCGGTGCCGGGGCCTGACCATGACCAGGCGCCCATGCTTTTGGGTTTTGACCGTGTCTTTGCCTGCCCATGCTCCGGTTTTCTTTGGGGATGTGGATGGGGTTAAAGCAGTGCACGATTACTGCTGTAGGATGGTTTCACACACCTCTCTCAGAGCTGGTAGAGCATGGCTCCTGGAGTGGAGCAAGGAGGTTCGATCATTGGAACCGCCGGTCTAGTTTTTTCAGGACACGCATACTTTACAGTCGTCAAATAACAGTTACATCGTCAGTCAACAATTTCATGAT
This region includes:
- the LOC123452292 gene encoding LRR receptor-like serine/threonine-protein kinase RPK2, which produces MVPARRSAAAVPLLLLLLLAVSVSSTSPSPDRGQEQDRSALLRLKDAVPSAGLFDRWSPGAVGADHCYWPWVSCDARSRVVSILAPSGFPRGSGSGVAGRLPPSVGLLTELKELALPSLGLVGEIPAEIWRLEKLQHVNLAGNSLRGALPSAFPPRLRLLNLSSNALSGEIPASLCSCTELKYLDLSGNRLSGSVPAAVGGLPRLRHLVLSRNLLAGSIPSALGSCTQLRSLLLFSNMLEGSIPPELGKLSKLRVLDVSGNRLSGPVPRELGNCSGLTVLVLSSQFHAVKSHEFNLFEGELPESVTALPKLRLLWAPKAGLEGNLPSNWGSCQNLEMVNLGGNSLAGVIPRELGQCRNLKFLNLSSNRLSGSLDKNLHLHCIDVFDVSGNKLSGSIPASADKECVSQQPLDGVTSCYSSPFMSQAVAELSLGYCGSGECSVVYHNFAKNRFGGRLTSLLLGADRYGNRTLHALILDHNNFTGSLAAILLEQCSNLNGLIVSFRDNKISGELTEEICSKCHAIRVLVLAENQISGVLPANIGLLDALVKMDISKNFLVGQIPASFKDLKSLKFLSLAANNITGQIPFSLGQLKSLEVLDLSSNSLSGNIPSNIVTLRGLTTLLLNNNELSGNIADLIPSVSLSVFNISFNNLAGPLHSNVRALSENEASPEPENTPSDGGGFTKIEIASITSASAIVAVLLALIILYIYTRKCASRPSRRSNRRREVTVFVDIGAPLTYETVVRAAGSFNASNCIGSGGFGATYKAEIAPGILVAIKRLAIGRFQGIQQFQAEVKTLGRCRHDNLVTLIGYHLSDSEMFLIYNFLPGGNLERFIQERTKRPIDWRMLHKIALDVARALAYLHDNCVPRILHRDVKPSNILLDNEYTAYLSDFGLARLLGNSETHATTGVAGTFGYVAPEYAMTCRVSDKADVYSYGVVLLELISDKKALDPSFSPYGNGFNIVAWACMLLQKGRAREFFIEGLWDVAPHDDLVEILHLGIKCTVDSLSSRPTMKQVVRRLKELRPPSY